One stretch of Pomacea canaliculata isolate SZHN2017 linkage group LG1, ASM307304v1, whole genome shotgun sequence DNA includes these proteins:
- the LOC112556836 gene encoding uncharacterized protein LOC112556836 isoform X3 produces MRVLEPGLHLSHSHSTHVSFSVTLAGLLAEYVRAYCRTLHGKRDWREGVMKELERERMLRVDTEQRLHEMRVESDSCRARLQALQDEFRKMEEMVQEMLQYKTKIDQLKQEKTNLTVTYENNLQKCRNHISRLERENMMLLNQVKKMESQLHGKGDERDKSRLLLERLKMVEAENSSLVLENEQQRQQYEKCLDQIANQVVQALLAQKTLREECMKLQQRVQDLELQNQQLNHMFQQRVRFPSDSALQHLSCSNSTYVCQTAAGSGEVTSAQFLQGSAASLQSMCSETMFDDSPGQPQMSTPPPWLRDRLELLPLDDDVSLSSSSSGSPSSPTTPATFQDRPTISMSAILVPGMTTKIETEFPATNSSPKVKRINVFERGTRSLERRRGGFAPLSYAAGPGRGNSGSVRLQRKTRLHQVSSDAQTGIPHLQNGVQLVTGGKQAKPKADVPESATVSPRLFCQGVEGLTKLATPGASSSADHAVGGQPNVAADSTSKLLNFSSLIIDKVKLRRKNSAASGDDAVHAAYCTPMRNSLPPSVPFHSQYYYDYSDEDSDSRPVSRICSSASTVSLSELLDTSGEAELPLDEDFFSDWSSVYLSPQHKLSNRPSNIHSLSVQEPSPCSQENGLQKTLEAQGEITVSESSSEKKKCTESKAAPIADCEPSSYRKPEAPRSACKTSLGTSEGPRVKDCRDLNTIAAARVDIVNCMAGNSKSSSNAFDSGQGISEAMSSTHDTLVKQTESPSEKGAASKNVKAEKAEVNTVSVFKSVTEVQLPTKQTGVLLNGSTLNLKAGLRDCSPSNTSQHFVENASPQVTEARDGCVKARDKNVESNCSIRNDIPFCRDLVTSVISCDALGTTTKLKSQPLTGEEKSRVCRPDHLILAPADKHFNFHGFTSSSSCSSEENSSLIFLPTKHIRGTSPPGVCGAKESSEASPLYNPDSAKANKIPPPVPQKPSRISPDAATKSVPQVVLPKGSLAAGDPGGSVCGSETVGKFPASTTLTVGFMTCPQMQIQHLSSDDHDSVQDFVNLLVKDMKERVARHTEWSTISSSTSSTTTTVSSAGTLAYCKSLDSSFESLRAERSGSKDDGYSTMSSDIHPNAMDRYAFPDSSGGKPSVEGTSSGKKVSEREQSHMQEGASISMRDKSFETSDQDSAMETSTHSMDTRTSSQSLSSQVSSSSGDNALSPVSKVTRMARFFEEEAGKTCRSNQQRPGSCALSSPLSPTLSSVGTPDSSLCLSPSSSQSPCSVVQPSIPCTMAMRSSLHSFVPQSGESGLSYAGVHSPLSVPFHSPASSGKVHLQRTQDELKCEPGPLQSGLPHPHTASSSDSSTPSDVLVACPLNDKQLQSSPDILQYQLHSVCDSVRLLPSPNLSLPMNSTSRRENVMSWPPCKQNTSLAGLSSNRSHTDNPSASAHWEPALLHVSEEKFLDDIPEESSDEWENLYVRTFQEQQQQQQQQQQQAHKSLHQHFSGTQQQPSSSKMLAGSTTFLTKAKSESNLWEKPQLGSLYDEMMSGSWDSSKVLERSASVSEVDCRSRILCAQERASLQHSADKIFLDETEINQRVAVLLGRTQLGSAEDDLDSETETAQQIMDLKKTLMSKCLPSLPKWKPQETVEKLKKNSTPSPSSIQKMDGISAEDWLLKFTKEEIEKHTSGSLRLDVNMVGEGLGKYFGNRGENERSQTSGESDFCYNSQDSEPIVEGQGPVSAEDADSSECSARSPVEEQKQFNSQFYSLCLVESSRSLSSSVASFDHDHDREHEGDDQFQPPISHPSFLINEIKSKEFDDIARQIASLSRTVDELSRSLNSLNSAGSGGSNQDLRASSLNHNGSEAVSDAGATKQECIDGYHWVDDEFYLTSCGGEVIIGSATFLEEGLHGYCEDGAGEEGGLFHSNDDDDEDDNSDHVGHMDASDDFFTIRMPLNTVLSNNCQFQSKKGLTERELLLNRLTQFRYNSDGQLDQQDTGVDEACMGWRMENSVSHASLSGQERDYAGNSLIDKETRTNLLGSVLASGGESNDSLSSDIGLDHMMCQRLIGRKGKLDVVRIALQKPRPVLDFSKFFIHFGKPEQEAVAAFDFLEDISTSESGSENPSDPMSRRSCNANHVLSKETLLRQAAAAGHLSSACNAPRLFSGSDFTKFCVPKDNAGNMVPQHHPHNDTYQCQPQVHLGHHHHQQQQVERRRTLDTPKDGGATTSSTPPLRRRKMRQRRRRAELRLASNRGGDGLSPKSGAVKTRTGTKAIRSRRGERMHGEWPDLKQAEPAMSTLSLSSDSCCDGSSSSSSPSVTDLTKF; encoded by the exons GATGGAGGAGATGGTGCAGGAGATGCTACAGTACAAGACCAAGATCGATCAGCTGAAGCAGGAGAAAACCAACCTGACAGTAACATACGAG aataactTGCAGAAATGCCGGAATCATATCAGCAGgttagagagagaaaacatgATGCTGCTGAATCAGGTGAAAAAGATGGAATCTCAG CTTCATGGCAAGGGGGATGAGCGAGACAAGTCCCGGCTGCTGCTGGAGCGGCTGAAGATGGTGGAGGCAGAGAACTCAAGCTTGGTGCTGGAGAATGAGCAGCAGCGCCAACAGTACGAGAAGTGCCTGGACCAGATTGCCAACCAAGTGGTGCAAGCTTTGTTGGCACAGAAG ACATTGCGGGAGGAATGCATGAAACTGCAGCAGAGAGTACAAGATCTTGAGCTGCAGAACCAGCAGCTGAACCACATGTTCCAGCAACGTGTACGGTTTCCTTCCGATTCAGCCTTGCAG CACCTGTCTTGTAGCAACAGTACGTATGTGTGTCAGACAGCTGCAGGCTCAGGAGAGGTGACTAGTGCTCAGTTTCTGCAGGGCAGCGCAGCCTCATTGCAGAGCATGTGCAGTGAGACA ATGTTTGATGACAGCCCTGGCCAACCACAAATGAGCACCCCACCACCATGGCTGAGAGACAGGCTGGAATTGTTACCTCTAGACGATGATGTCAGCCTGTCAAGTTCTTCCAGTGGCAGTCCCTCCTCACCCACTACTCCTGCTACCTTCCAGGACCGGCCCACCATTTCAATGTCAGCCATTCTAGTTCCTGGCATGACCACAAAGATAGAGACAGAGTTTCCTGCGACCAATTCCAGCCCCAAAGTCAAACGAATTAACGTGTTTGAAAGGGGCACACGGTCGTTGGAGAGAAGGCGTGGTGGATTTGCTCCCTTGTCATATGCAGCTGGCCCTGGTAGAGGAAATTCAGGGTCAGTGAGACTTCAAAGAAAGACAAGGCTTCATCAGGTTTCTTCTGATGCACAGACTGGAATCCCACATCTACAGAATGGTGTACAGCTTGTGACAGGAGGAAAGCAGGCAAAGCCAAAAGCAGATGTTCCAGAATCTGCCACTGTCTCACCAAGATTATTTTGTCAAGGTGTAGAAGGTTTGACAAAGCTGGCAACACCTGGTGCATCCTCTTCAGCAGATCATGCTGTTGGTGGTCAGCCAAATGTTGCTGCAGATTCTACCAGCAAGCTTCTGAACTTCAGCTCTCTAATAATAGACAAGGTGAAACTCAGGCGCAAGAACTCTGCAGCAAGTGGTGACGATGCTGTGCATGCTGCATATTGCACCCCAATGCGCAATTCTCTTCCCCCTTCAGTGCCATTTCACAGCCAGTACTATTATGACTACAGTGATGAGGatagtgactcacgacctgtctCACGTATCTGCAGCAGTGCATCAACTGTCTCCCTTAGTGAACTGCTGGACACAAGTGGTGAAGCTGAACTCCCGTTAGATGAAGACTTCTTTTCTGATTGGTCCTCTGTATATCTCTCCCCACAGCATAAACTTTCCAACAGACCCAGCAACATCCATTCACTTTCAGTGCAAGAGCCAAGCCCTTGCAGTCAGGAAAATGGGCTTCAAAAGACACTGGAAGCCCAAGGAGAAATCACTGTCTCTGAATCATccagtgagaaaaaaaagtgtacggAGTCAAAAGCAGCCCCTATAGCTGACTGTGAGCCATCatcatacagaaaaccagaggCTCCTCGATCTGCATGCAAGACAAGTCTAGGGACCAGTGAAGGGCCCAGAGTGAAAGACTGTAGAGACTTGAATACTATAGCAGCAGCTAGGGTTGACATCGTAAACTGCATGGCAGGCAATTCCAAATCATCTTCGAATGCTTTTGATTCTGGACAAGGCATCTCTGAAGCTATGTCAAGCACTCATGATACCTTAGTCAAGCAGACTGAGTCACCTTCTGAGAAAGGTGCTGCTTCTAAAAATGTTAAAGCAGAGAAAGCAGAAGTGAACACTGTTTCCGTGTTTAAGTCAGTTACTGAAGTTCAGCTTCCCACAAAACAGACTGGCGTATTGCTTAATGGTTCCACGTTGAACCTAAAAGCAGGGTTGAGAGATTGTAGTCCAAGTAATACCTCACaacattttgtagaaaatgCATCACCTCAAGTCACCGAAGCTAGAGATGGCTGTGTTAAAGCCCGAGATAAAAATGTGGAGAGTAACTGTTCCATCAGAAATGACATACCTTTCTGTCGTGATCTAGTGACTTCAGTCATAAGTTGTGATGCTCTTGGCAccacaacaaaactgaaatcCCAACCCCTGACAGGGGAGGAGAAGAGCAGAGTCTGCCGACCTGATCATCTGATCCTTGCTCCTGCAGACAAGCATTTCAATTTTCATGGATTCACTTCTTCTAGTTCATGTAGCTCAGAGGAAAACTCGTCACTTATATTTTTGCCCACCAAGCATATCAGAGGAACCAGTCCTCCAGGGGTATGTGGAGCCAAGGAGAGTAGTGAAGCCAGCCCTCTATACAATCCAGACAGTGCCAAAGCAAATAAAATCCCCCCACCTGTGCCTCAGAAACCATCTCGCATCAGCCCAGATGCAGCTACAAAAAGTGTGCCTCAGGTGGTGTTACCTAAAGGCAGCCTTGCTGCTGGTGACCCTGGTGGTAGTGTATGTGGCAGTGAAACTGTGGGTAAGTTCCCTGCAAGCACAACTCTCACAGTAGGGTTTATGACTTGTCCACAAATGCAGATCCAACACCTCAGCAGTGATGACCACGACTCTGTGCAAGATTTTGTCAATCTGTTGGttaaagacatgaaagaaaggGTGGCTAGACACACAGAATGGTCCACCATTAGCAGCAGCACTTCCTCTACTACCACAACTGTCTCTAGTGCAGGCACATTGGCATACTGCAAGTCTTTGGACTCCAGCTTTGAAAGCTTGAGGGCAGAACGATCTGGAAGCAAAGACGATGGGTATTCAACCATGTCAAGCGACATTCACCCTAATGCTATGGACAGGTATGCCTTTCCTGACTCTTCAGGTGGCAAGCCATCTGTTGAAGGCACAAGCTCAGGGAAGAAGGTATCAGAGAGAGAGCAGAGCCACATGCAAGAGGGGGCCTCTATAAGTATGAGGGATAAATCTTTTGAAACAAGTGACCAGGACTCAGCCATGGAGACCTCCACCCACAGCATGGACACACGCACATCGAGTCAGAGCCTGTCTTCCCAG GTTTCCTCTTCTTCTGGAGATAATGCTTTGAGCCCTGTGTCAAAAGTGACTCGCATGGCTCGATTCTTTGAAGAGGAAGCTGGGAAAACTTGCCGCAGCAACCAGCAAAGGCCTGGATCATGTGCTTTATCTAGCCCTTTGTCACCTACCCTTTCCAGTGTGGGCACACCAGACAGCTCTCTGTGCTTGAGTCCTAGCAGCAGCCAGTCTCCATGCTCAGTTGTGCAACCCTCCATTCCTTGCACCATGGCTATGAGGTCCTCTCTGCACTCTTTTGTGCCACAGTCAGGCGAATCTGGTCTGTCTTATGCAGGTGTGCATTCCCCTCTGTCAGTGCCTTTTCACAGCCCTGCCAGTTCTGGGAAGGTCCATCTACAAAGAACCCAAGATGAACTGAAATGTGAGCCTGGGCCATTACAGTCTGGCCTGCCTCATCCCCATACAGCATCCAGCAGTGACTCTAGCACACCCTCGGATGTTCTTGTAGCCTGTCCACTTAATGACAAACAGTTGCAAAGCTCCCCTGACATACTTCAGTATCAGCTGCACAGCGTGTGTGACTCAGTCAGGCTGTTGCCATCACCTAATCTTAGCCTGCCCATGAACAGCACTTCCAGAAGGGAGAACGTTATGTCTTGGCCTCCATGTAAGCAGAATACATCTCTTGCTGGTTTATCATCAAATAGATCTCACACAGATAATCCCAGTGCCTCAGCACATTGGGAGCCTGCACTATTGCATGTTAGTGAAGAGAAGTTCCTAGATGACATCCCAGAGGAAAGCAGTGATGAGTGGGAAAATCTGTATGTGCGCACTTTTCAggagcagcaacagcaacaacaacaacaacaacaacaagcacaCAAAAGTCTGCACCAACACTTTTCTGGAACTCAGCAGCAGCCCAGCAGTAGCAAGATGTTGGCAGGTTCAACCACATTTTTGACAAAAGCAAAATCAGAAAGCAACCTGTGGGAGAAGCCACAGCTAGGATCATTGTATGATGAGATGATGTCTGGCAGCTGGGATAGCAGTAAAGTGCTGGAGCGGTCTGCCTCTGTATCAGag GTGGATTGTCGCAGTCGAATTCTGTGTGCTCAAGAACGGGCATCGCTGCAACACAGtgctgataaaatatttcttgatgaaACAGAAATCAACCAGCGAGTGGCAGTGCTCTTAGGAAGAACT CAGCTGGGCTCAGCTGAAGATGATTTGGACAGTGAAACAGAGACTGCTCAGCAGATCATGGACTTAAAGAAAACACTCATGTCAAAATGCTTACCCAGTCTTCCAAAGTGGAAACCACAAGAGACAgttgaaaaattgaaaaag AACTCCACCCCTTCACCATCCTCTATCCAAAAGATGGATGGCATCAGTGCAGAAGATTGGCTGCTGAAGTTCACAAAGGAGGAAATTGAGAAACATACTTCTGGTTCCCTCAGGCTGGATGTGAATATGGTTGGCGAAGGCTTGGGGAAGTACTTTGGCAATAGaggagagaatgagaggagtCAGACTTCTGGAGAATCAGACTTTTGTTACAACAGTCAGGATTCAGAACCCATAGTGGAGGGCCAAGGGCCTGTAAGTGCGGAAGATGCAGATTCCAGCGAGTGTAGTGCTAGATCTCCAGTAGAAGAACAAAAGCAGTTCAACAGCCAGTTCTACAGTCTCTGCTTGGTGGAGTCCAGCAGAAGTCTGTCCTCAAGTGTTGCTAGTTTCGACCACGACCACGATCGTGAGCATGAGGGAGATGACCAGTTCCAGCCTCCCATTTCTCACCCTTCTTTTTTgatcaatgaaataaaatcaaaagagtTTGATGACATTGCACGACAAATTGCCAGTCTGTCTCGAACAGTGGATGAGCTCAGTCGCAGCTTGAACAGCCTTAACAGTGCAGGATCCGGAGGATCCAACCAGGACTTACGTGCCAGCTCTTTAAATCATAATGGCTCTGAAGCAGTCAGTGATGCAGGAGCAACAAAACAA GAATGCATAGACGGATATCACTGGGTGGATGACGAGTTTTACCTCACTTCCTGCGGAGGGGAGGTTATCATTGGCAGTGCCACTTTTCTGGAAGAGGGGCTTCATGGCTACTGTGAAGATGGAGCAGGTGAAGAGGGAGGTCTCTTCCActccaatgatgatgatgatgaagatgataatagTGATCATGTGGGACACATGGATGCCAGTGACGACTTCTTTACTATAAGAATGCCTCTGAACACTGTTCTGTCAAACAACTGCCAGTTTCAGTCTAAAAAAG GCCTTACAGAAAGAGAGCTGCTGCTGAACAGGCTGACACAGTTTCGATACAACAGTGACGGTCAGCTGGACCAGCAGGACACAGGGGTAGATGAGGCATGCATGGGCTGGCGCATGGAGAATTCTGTTTCACATGCCAGTCTTAGTGGTCAGGAGAGAGACTATGCAGGAAACAGCTTGATTGACAAAGAg ACGCGGACAAACTTACTGGGGTCTGTTCTGGCATCGGGAGGGGAGAGCAATGACAGTCTGTCAAGTGATATTGGTCTGGACCACATGATGTGCCAACGCCTCATTGGTCGCAAAG GCAAGTTGGATGTGGTACGAATTGCTTTGCAAAAGCCCCGTCCAGTGCTTGACTTCTCCAAATTTTTCATCCACTTTGGTAAGCCAGAGCAGGAGGCAGTGGCAGCATTCGATTTCCTTGAGGACATTTCGACTTCAGAATCTGGGTCAGAGAATCCCTCTGACCCCATGTCAAGGAGGTCATGTAATGCTAATCATGTGCTGAGCAAGGAAACTCTTCTGCGTCAAGCAGCTGCAGCAGGTCACCTGTCCTCAGCATGCAACGCTCCCAGGCTGTTCTCAGGGAGCGATTTTACTAAATTTTGTGTGCCAAAAGACAACGCAGGCAATATGGTGCCTCAGCACCATCCTCATAATGACACATACCAGTGCCAACCACAGGTCCACCTAGggcaccaccatcaccaacagcaacaggtggagaggaggaggacacTAGATACCCCAAAAGATGGAGGcgccaccaccagcagcacgcCACCATTACGCAGACGCAAAATGCGGCAGAGAAGACGGCGGGCTGAACTGCGGCTGGCATCCAACAGGGGAGGAGATGGGCTGTCACCAAAGTCAGGTGCAGTTAAAACCAGAACTGGCACAAAAGCCATACGAAGCCgaagaggagagagaatgcATGGAGAGTGGCCAGACCTTAAGCAGGCAGAGCCTGCTATGAGCACACTGTCCCTTAGCAGTGACTCTTGCTGTGATGGTAGTTCCTCCTCTTCCAGCCCCAGTGTAACAGACCTGACTAAATTCTGA